A genomic region of Lachnoclostridium edouardi contains the following coding sequences:
- a CDS encoding tripartite tricarboxylate transporter substrate binding protein: MKKKWMVLAAAAVVAGSLAACSGGSGETNANADAQAAGNQSDTQAPSDRSFPNKTIEMIVPFGAGGGADIATRLICSYAEKELGQSIVINNVTGGGGTIGLTQMTKANPDGYTLAYFASTNSNDDLLFEGVSYNKDSFAPICQFTADPHIIVASKKSGITDVQGLIDAGSDGKTLWGIGGAWTHWDFLKMEFEEATGTNYKRLVYEGGAAAINDVASGDCTVATPFVSEALAQIDAGNVVPIAITSSERNELAPDVPTLAESGIEALDGFSSTMWRGFVAPAGTPDEALQKISDAFEKACADPEFQEKAKEAGLTIEFMGLNDFKVFYDENHDSVKAYIEGANLEG; the protein is encoded by the coding sequence ATGAAAAAGAAATGGATGGTATTAGCAGCAGCGGCAGTGGTGGCTGGAAGCTTGGCAGCATGTTCTGGAGGCAGTGGGGAAACAAACGCAAATGCAGATGCACAGGCAGCAGGAAACCAGTCAGACACACAGGCGCCCTCAGACAGATCATTTCCAAACAAGACCATTGAAATGATCGTACCTTTTGGCGCAGGCGGCGGAGCTGATATTGCTACGCGTCTTATTTGCTCTTACGCAGAAAAAGAGCTGGGACAGTCCATTGTAATTAACAATGTAACAGGCGGCGGAGGAACCATCGGTCTGACACAGATGACAAAAGCAAATCCAGACGGATATACTCTTGCATATTTTGCTTCTACTAACTCTAACGACGACTTATTATTTGAAGGCGTAAGCTATAATAAAGATTCCTTTGCTCCTATTTGTCAGTTTACAGCAGATCCTCATATTATTGTAGCCAGCAAAAAGTCTGGTATTACAGATGTACAGGGATTAATTGACGCAGGCTCTGACGGAAAAACATTGTGGGGAATCGGCGGAGCGTGGACACACTGGGATTTCCTGAAAATGGAGTTTGAGGAGGCTACAGGAACAAATTACAAACGCCTTGTATATGAAGGGGGAGCGGCGGCAATTAATGATGTGGCCAGCGGAGACTGTACAGTGGCAACTCCTTTTGTCAGCGAAGCTTTAGCCCAGATTGACGCAGGAAACGTAGTTCCTATTGCAATTACAAGCAGTGAAAGAAATGAACTGGCTCCAGATGTTCCTACATTGGCAGAGTCTGGCATTGAAGCTTTAGACGGATTTTCCTCTACAATGTGGAGAGGTTTTGTAGCCCCAGCAGGCACACCTGACGAGGCTCTCCAGAAAATTTCTGATGCATTTGAAAAAGCGTGCGCAGATCCAGAATTCCAGGAGAAAGCAAAAGAAGCAGGGTTAACAATAGAATTTATGGGCTTAAATGACTTTAAGGTTTTCTATGATGAAAATCACGACAGCGTAAAAGCTTATATTGAAGGCGCAAATCTGGAAGGCTAA
- a CDS encoding GatB/YqeY domain-containing protein gives MSKIDVVRAAMVEAMKAKDKERKDALSMLLSALKNGEIDKRQPLTEDEENAIVKKEIKQTKETYDTAPEGRDDIRAEAEARLKVYKEFAPEDMGGDQIKEIIVQVLKELEIDSPTAKDKGKIMKVLMPKVKGKADGKLVNEILASMFA, from the coding sequence ATGAGCAAAATTGATGTTGTAAGAGCTGCTATGGTGGAGGCAATGAAGGCCAAGGACAAGGAGAGAAAAGACGCTCTTTCTATGCTGTTAAGCGCTTTGAAAAACGGGGAGATTGATAAAAGACAGCCTTTAACAGAGGACGAAGAAAATGCAATTGTAAAAAAGGAAATAAAGCAGACAAAGGAAACCTACGACACAGCTCCAGAAGGCAGAGATGATATTAGGGCTGAAGCAGAAGCCAGACTAAAGGTTTATAAGGAATTTGCTCCGGAGGATATGGGAGGAGACCAGATTAAGGAAATCATTGTACAGGTGTTAAAGGAACTGGAGATTGACAGCCCAACGGCGAAGGATAAGGGAAAGATTATGAAGGTTCTGATGCCTAAGGTAAAGGGCAAAGCAGACGGAAAACTGGTAAATGAGATTCTGGCTTCTATGTTTGCATAA
- a CDS encoding MetQ/NlpA family ABC transporter substrate-binding protein: protein MKKFVTILAAAAIATAALTACGQNKAEESSAQQTTAAESKETADKEETSEAAESTEAAGELKPVKVGASPAPHAEILEAAKELMKEKGYDLQIVEYVDYVQPNLALDAGDLDANYFQHGPYLEQFNAERGTKLVSAGAIHYEPFGIYAGKTASLEELAEGAKVAVPNDATNEARALLLLEAQGLIKLKEDAGLKATKNDVVENGKKLDIYEVEAAQIPRSLSSVDIAVINGNYAIDAGLSVEDALAIEDSDSIGATTYGNVVAVQEGKENDEAIKALMEALTSDEIKTFMEEQYQGAVVPLF, encoded by the coding sequence ATGAAGAAATTTGTGACAATCCTTGCAGCGGCAGCAATTGCAACAGCAGCTCTCACAGCCTGCGGCCAAAACAAAGCAGAGGAGTCTTCTGCACAGCAGACAACAGCAGCTGAAAGCAAAGAAACAGCAGACAAGGAAGAAACCTCAGAAGCAGCAGAGTCTACAGAAGCAGCAGGGGAATTAAAACCTGTAAAAGTAGGCGCAAGCCCTGCTCCTCATGCAGAAATTTTAGAAGCAGCTAAGGAGCTTATGAAGGAAAAAGGATATGATCTTCAGATTGTGGAATATGTAGATTATGTACAGCCAAACCTGGCCTTAGACGCAGGAGATTTAGACGCCAATTACTTCCAGCACGGCCCATACTTAGAGCAGTTTAACGCTGAGAGAGGCACAAAGCTGGTTTCTGCAGGGGCAATTCACTATGAGCCATTTGGAATTTACGCAGGAAAAACAGCTTCTCTGGAGGAGTTAGCAGAGGGAGCTAAGGTAGCGGTTCCTAATGATGCTACAAACGAAGCCAGAGCTCTTTTACTTTTAGAGGCTCAGGGGCTGATTAAGCTGAAAGAGGACGCAGGTCTTAAAGCTACAAAAAATGATGTTGTAGAAAATGGGAAGAAGTTAGATATTTACGAGGTAGAGGCAGCTCAGATTCCACGTTCTCTTAGCAGTGTAGATATTGCGGTTATTAACGGAAACTACGCCATTGACGCCGGGTTATCTGTGGAAGATGCATTGGCTATTGAGGATTCAGACTCTATCGGCGCAACTACATACGGAAACGTAGTGGCAGTGCAGGAGGGAAAAGAAAATGATGAGGCCATTAAAGCTCTTATGGAAGCCCTTACAAGTGATGAAATAAAAACATTTATGGAAGAACAGTATCAGGGCGCAGTAGTGCCTCTGTTCTAA
- a CDS encoding methionine ABC transporter permease: protein MTFDSTTISMMARGIWETVYMTLVSSAIAYLIGIPLGIILIVTDKGGIKPMPVFQKILGLFINLLRSIPFIILLIMVIPITEVIAGTLIGSKAIIPPLVFAAAPYIARMVESSFKEVDAGVIEAAKSMGATTGQIVWKVLLPEARPSLLVGAAISVTTILGYSAMAGFVGGGGLGAIAINYGYYRYEIDTMAVTVILLVIVVQIIQETFMKASRISDKRVR from the coding sequence ATGACCTTTGATTCCACAACAATTTCAATGATGGCAAGGGGAATTTGGGAAACAGTATATATGACCCTGGTTTCATCTGCCATTGCTTATTTAATCGGAATTCCTCTGGGAATAATTTTAATAGTTACAGATAAGGGAGGAATAAAGCCTATGCCGGTATTCCAGAAAATACTGGGGCTGTTTATTAACCTGCTTAGATCTATTCCGTTTATTATTCTGCTTATTATGGTAATTCCTATAACAGAAGTAATCGCAGGCACGTTAATTGGCTCTAAGGCTATCATCCCTCCCCTAGTATTTGCCGCCGCTCCATATATTGCCAGAATGGTGGAATCCTCTTTTAAAGAGGTGGATGCAGGAGTAATTGAAGCAGCCAAGTCTATGGGAGCTACTACAGGTCAGATTGTGTGGAAGGTGCTGCTTCCTGAAGCCAGGCCCTCTTTATTAGTAGGGGCGGCTATTTCAGTAACAACAATTTTAGGATATTCTGCTATGGCAGGCTTTGTAGGCGGCGGCGGTTTAGGCGCCATTGCAATTAATTATGGCTATTACAGATATGAAATAGACACTATGGCAGTAACAGTCATTCTTCTTGTGATTGTAGTGCAGATTATCCAGGAAACATTTATGAAGGCGTCCAGAATCAGCGACAAAAGAGTTCGGTGA
- a CDS encoding Na/Pi cotransporter family protein: MKITDILGLLGGLALFLYGMQMMGQGLEAAAGNKMKQLLEKLTANRFMGVAVGAGITAVIQSSSATTVMVVGFVNSGMMNLRQAVWIIMGANIGTTITGQLIALDVGAIAPLFAFAGVAMVTFVKNQKAQHIGEILAGLGILFIGMEMMSEAMLPLRELPAFIDLITKFSNPLIGILAGALFTAVIQSSSASVGILQALATSGVIGLPSAVYVLFGQNIGTCITAVLASIGTSRNAKRTTVIHLMFNIIGTIVFTIICMVTPLVSLVESFTPYGPAAQIANMHTLFNIVTTLLLLPLGTNLASLAEKILPDREEDMEEGMSLRYLKSVNGVSESGIGYSAIYIEQLQQEVFRMMNMAKKNVHDSFQAFLDSDIKIMENVEKREEYIDFLNKEISCSISKMLVYETNEKSSETISAYFNALGNIERIGDHAVNISGYTKIKSENQIIYSEGAKKEIEEMQQVCGEIFAYLEEPKLETVTWLSKISALEQKIDDMTVKYRELHIERMKQGVCSEEACILYSEMLTDFERIGDHVLNIAQEIAAVK, encoded by the coding sequence ATGAAAATTACAGACATATTAGGCCTGCTTGGAGGTTTGGCGCTGTTCCTTTACGGAATGCAGATGATGGGGCAGGGACTGGAAGCCGCGGCGGGAAATAAGATGAAACAGCTTTTAGAAAAGCTGACGGCAAACCGGTTTATGGGCGTAGCTGTAGGAGCAGGAATTACAGCAGTGATTCAGTCCTCTTCAGCCACCACGGTTATGGTAGTAGGATTTGTAAACTCTGGAATGATGAATCTGCGCCAGGCAGTTTGGATTATTATGGGCGCTAATATTGGTACTACTATAACAGGGCAGCTGATTGCTTTAGACGTAGGAGCCATAGCCCCTTTGTTTGCATTTGCCGGCGTTGCCATGGTTACTTTTGTGAAAAACCAAAAGGCTCAGCATATTGGCGAGATTTTGGCAGGACTTGGAATTCTTTTTATTGGCATGGAAATGATGAGCGAGGCTATGCTGCCTCTCAGGGAGCTTCCGGCCTTTATTGATCTGATCACAAAATTCTCCAATCCTCTGATTGGTATTTTAGCCGGCGCGTTATTTACGGCAGTAATTCAGTCATCCTCTGCTTCCGTAGGTATTTTACAGGCATTGGCCACAAGCGGAGTTATCGGCCTGCCAAGCGCTGTTTACGTGCTTTTCGGACAGAATATCGGCACATGTATTACAGCTGTTTTGGCTTCAATCGGCACCAGCCGCAATGCCAAAAGAACAACAGTGATCCATTTAATGTTTAATATTATTGGTACCATTGTGTTTACAATTATTTGTATGGTAACGCCTTTAGTGTCTTTGGTAGAGTCTTTTACTCCCTATGGACCGGCTGCCCAGATTGCTAATATGCATACTTTATTTAATATTGTTACTACCTTGCTGCTTCTGCCTCTGGGAACAAATCTGGCCTCTTTGGCTGAAAAGATTCTTCCTGACAGAGAAGAGGACATGGAAGAGGGAATGTCCCTGCGGTATTTAAAAAGCGTAAATGGAGTTTCTGAAAGCGGTATTGGTTACTCAGCCATTTATATTGAACAGCTGCAGCAGGAAGTATTCAGAATGATGAATATGGCTAAAAAGAATGTGCACGACAGCTTCCAGGCTTTTTTAGACAGTGATATTAAGATTATGGAAAACGTTGAAAAAAGAGAGGAATATATAGACTTTCTCAATAAAGAAATCAGCTGTTCTATATCTAAAATGCTGGTTTATGAGACAAATGAAAAAAGCTCGGAAACCATCAGCGCGTATTTTAATGCTTTAGGCAATATTGAAAGAATCGGAGATCACGCTGTAAATATTAGCGGGTACACGAAAATTAAAAGTGAAAATCAAATTATATATTCTGAGGGAGCAAAAAAGGAAATTGAGGAAATGCAGCAGGTATGCGGAGAAATATTTGCATATTTGGAGGAGCCCAAACTGGAGACAGTTACCTGGCTTTCAAAGATCTCTGCTTTAGAGCAGAAAATCGACGATATGACTGTAAAGTACAGAGAGCTTCATATTGAAAGAATGAAACAGGGAGTCTGCTCTGAGGAAGCTTGTATTTTATATTCTGAAATGCTGACAGACTTTGAGAGAATCGGAGACCATGTGCTGAATATTGCACAGGAAATAGCTGCAGTGAAATAA
- a CDS encoding methionine ABC transporter ATP-binding protein: protein MEERKQDSPIIRLEKLGKEFITSNGTVKALDNINLDIWQGEIFGIIGLSGAGKSTLVRCINYLEVPTSGDVIFQGQPMSKMGEGGIRKARRSMGMIFQQFNLLAQRNVIQNICFPLELIGTPKDQAKKRAEELLELVGLTDRAKAYPAQLSGGQKQRVAIARALATNPAVLLCDEATSALDPNTTKAILNLLKEINKKMGVTVIVITHEMTVIEAICDRVAIIDNSQIAEVGSVAKIFSMPKSNIGRQLIMGDTVHSGDFGKSKMIRIIFDGRASDEPVLANMILACKSPVNIMYAATKDIKGTAMGQMIIQLSEDEIEARRMINYLTASKVPFEEVTENDL from the coding sequence ATGGAAGAGAGGAAGCAGGACAGTCCTATTATCCGGCTGGAGAAGCTGGGAAAAGAATTTATTACGTCAAATGGGACGGTAAAGGCCCTGGATAATATTAATCTGGATATTTGGCAGGGAGAAATTTTTGGAATTATCGGCCTTAGCGGGGCGGGAAAAAGTACTTTAGTAAGGTGTATTAATTATTTGGAGGTTCCCACCAGCGGGGATGTGATTTTCCAGGGACAGCCAATGTCTAAGATGGGGGAAGGGGGAATCAGAAAAGCCAGAAGATCTATGGGCATGATTTTCCAGCAGTTTAACCTGTTGGCTCAGAGAAACGTAATACAAAATATTTGTTTTCCTTTAGAGCTTATTGGAACCCCTAAGGATCAGGCTAAAAAAAGAGCGGAGGAGCTGCTAGAGTTAGTAGGTTTAACAGACAGGGCCAAGGCTTATCCGGCTCAGCTTTCAGGAGGGCAAAAGCAGAGAGTGGCTATAGCAAGAGCTTTGGCTACCAACCCGGCGGTTTTGCTCTGCGACGAGGCCACCAGCGCCCTGGACCCTAACACAACTAAGGCTATTTTAAATCTGCTGAAGGAAATTAACAAAAAAATGGGAGTAACAGTGATTGTGATCACCCATGAGATGACGGTAATTGAAGCTATTTGCGACAGGGTAGCTATTATTGACAACAGCCAGATTGCAGAGGTAGGATCTGTGGCTAAGATTTTCTCAATGCCTAAATCCAATATTGGAAGGCAGCTGATTATGGGGGATACTGTTCACAGCGGCGACTTTGGAAAGTCTAAAATGATCCGTATTATTTTTGACGGAAGAGCTTCCGACGAGCCGGTGTTGGCCAACATGATTCTGGCCTGTAAATCTCCTGTAAACATTATGTATGCAGCTACAAAGGACATTAAGGGAACAGCAATGGGACAAATGATTATCCAGCTGTCTGAAGATGAAATAGAGGCCAGAAGGATGATAAATTATCTGACTGCCTCAAAAGTACCCTTTGAGGAGGTGACAGAAAATGACCTTTGA
- the pepV gene encoding dipeptidase PepV, whose translation MEYRKEIEAYIEEHKDEMLDDIMTLCRINSEKMAYKEGMPFGEGVDAALQTALAMAEKYGFSIQNYDSYVGTADLNTGEKCLDILAHLDVVPAGDGWMETEPFQPVIKNGKLYGRGTADDKGPAVAALYAMRAVKELNIPVSKNARLILGTDEECGSSDIEQYYAKEPEAPMTFSPDGDFPVVNTEKGRLEGHFTATWEKEEGLPRLLSIHAGTKLNVAPGKAWAVLQGFQAEIMEKAARETEAATGVSFEMEYSDYTMAPDDTIVKITATGQGAHAAQPEMGNNALTGLLSLISILPFEKSEAVDAVRKLSLMFPHGDFLGEQLGIAMKDDISGPLTLAFSMLEVGETGLEGWFDSRCPICSNEENTLKKAKEKIEEKGFKFLTENMVPPHHVDENSAFISTLLNVYEEYTGNKGECLAIGGGTYVHSLKNGVAFGAAMPGTDNRMHGADEFAYVEELTMAAKIFAQVIVQLCR comes from the coding sequence ATGGAATACAGGAAAGAAATTGAGGCTTATATAGAAGAACACAAGGACGAAATGCTGGACGACATTATGACGCTGTGCAGAATTAACAGTGAAAAAATGGCTTACAAAGAGGGAATGCCTTTTGGGGAGGGAGTGGATGCAGCTTTGCAGACAGCCCTTGCCATGGCTGAAAAGTACGGTTTTTCTATACAAAACTATGACTCTTATGTGGGAACAGCAGATTTAAATACAGGGGAAAAATGCCTGGATATTCTGGCACATTTAGATGTAGTGCCGGCAGGAGATGGGTGGATGGAGACAGAGCCTTTCCAGCCTGTAATAAAAAACGGAAAGCTGTACGGAAGAGGAACTGCCGACGACAAGGGGCCTGCAGTGGCGGCCTTGTACGCTATGAGGGCGGTAAAGGAGTTAAATATTCCAGTATCTAAAAACGCGCGCTTAATTTTAGGGACAGATGAGGAGTGCGGCAGTTCTGATATTGAACAGTATTATGCAAAAGAGCCGGAAGCTCCTATGACCTTTTCTCCTGACGGGGATTTCCCTGTAGTGAATACAGAAAAAGGCAGACTGGAAGGCCATTTTACAGCCACATGGGAAAAGGAAGAGGGACTTCCCAGACTGCTGTCTATTCACGCAGGTACAAAGCTGAATGTGGCGCCTGGAAAAGCTTGGGCAGTGCTTCAGGGATTTCAGGCGGAGATTATGGAAAAAGCAGCTAGGGAGACAGAAGCTGCAACAGGAGTATCTTTTGAAATGGAGTACAGCGACTACACCATGGCTCCTGATGATACAATTGTAAAGATTACCGCCACAGGCCAAGGGGCCCACGCCGCTCAGCCTGAAATGGGAAATAACGCTCTTACAGGGCTTTTAAGCTTAATTTCCATATTGCCATTTGAAAAGTCAGAAGCTGTAGACGCCGTAAGAAAATTAAGCCTTATGTTTCCCCATGGAGATTTTTTGGGAGAGCAGCTGGGGATTGCTATGAAGGATGATATTTCCGGCCCTCTGACCTTAGCTTTTAGTATGCTGGAGGTTGGGGAGACAGGGCTGGAGGGATGGTTTGACAGCCGCTGCCCCATCTGCAGCAATGAAGAAAATACTTTAAAAAAGGCAAAAGAAAAAATAGAGGAGAAGGGTTTTAAGTTTCTTACAGAAAATATGGTTCCTCCTCACCATGTAGATGAAAACAGCGCGTTTATCTCCACTCTTTTAAATGTATATGAAGAGTATACAGGAAATAAGGGAGAGTGCCTGGCCATTGGAGGCGGCACCTATGTTCACAGCCTGAAAAACGGGGTGGCTTTTGGAGCAGCTATGCCTGGCACAGACAATCGGATGCACGGAGCCGACGAGTTTGCCTATGTAGAGGAACTGACAATGGCGGCTAAAATTTTTGCTCAGGTGATTGTGCAGCTGTGCAGATAA
- a CDS encoding amidohydrolase family protein, protein MDYIALLAEKALVGMNLDQQENVCVLVKDGLIEEILPQDQYRQKNIENCREICLGDKTLMPGLIECHNHVTLDARLPEHLEMLATSSESKLTALAINALKDDLMSGVTTARNLADKYYIDVELKHLIQEGVVEGLMPGLIECHNHVTLDARLPEHLEMLATSSESKLTALAINALKDDLMSGVTTARNLADKYYIDVELKHLIQEGVVEGPNLLVGGIGMKGAHGHGYIGSDHSGAEEMRKTARANMKKGVDLLKVFVTPGNLSLTDDFVPSYLSLEEIRTVVEEGARLNIPTAAHCIGGQGLKDCLKAGVAVIEHMYAATEEDIELLSKSDSWVDLTSGIFLDPTREAHLSESNAYKFRMNREKVRRNLEKLVKAKIPFVLGTDAYHTYLYREVEYAVELGADKRYALQGVTSNAAKVCRISEKTGSLEAGKAADIIGVSGNPLENVSVLSDVSMVMKNGKIYKL, encoded by the coding sequence ATGGACTATATTGCATTACTGGCTGAAAAGGCTTTAGTAGGAATGAATCTGGATCAGCAGGAAAATGTATGTGTTTTGGTAAAAGACGGTTTGATTGAAGAAATTCTGCCACAAGACCAGTACAGGCAAAAGAATATTGAAAACTGCAGGGAAATTTGTCTGGGAGATAAAACCTTAATGCCAGGTCTTATAGAGTGCCACAATCATGTGACCTTAGACGCCAGACTGCCGGAGCATCTGGAAATGCTGGCTACATCCAGCGAAAGCAAGCTGACAGCTTTAGCAATCAACGCTTTAAAAGACGATTTAATGTCAGGAGTTACTACAGCCAGAAACCTGGCTGATAAGTATTATATTGATGTGGAGCTGAAACACCTGATTCAGGAAGGCGTTGTGGAGGGNTTAATGCCAGGTCTTATAGAGTGCCACAATCATGTGACCTTAGACGCCAGACTGCCGGAGCATCTGGAAATGCTGGCTACATCCAGCGAAAGCAAGCTGACAGCTTTAGCAATCAACGCTTTAAAAGACGATTTAATGTCAGGAGTTACTACAGCCAGAAACCTGGCTGATAAGTATTATATTGATGTGGAGCTGAAACACCTGATTCAGGAAGGCGTTGTGGAGGGACCGAATCTGCTGGTAGGCGGCATCGGCATGAAGGGAGCTCACGGCCACGGTTATATTGGAAGCGATCACAGCGGCGCAGAGGAAATGAGAAAAACAGCCAGGGCCAACATGAAAAAGGGCGTAGATCTTCTGAAAGTATTTGTGACGCCTGGAAATCTGTCTCTGACAGACGATTTTGTGCCCAGCTATTTAAGCCTGGAGGAAATCCGCACAGTAGTGGAGGAGGGAGCCAGACTTAATATTCCCACGGCAGCCCACTGTATAGGAGGCCAGGGGCTAAAGGACTGCCTAAAGGCAGGAGTAGCTGTCATAGAGCACATGTATGCAGCTACAGAGGAAGACATTGAGCTGTTAAGCAAGTCGGACAGCTGGGTGGACTTAACATCAGGAATCTTCCTGGACCCAACAAGAGAAGCCCATTTGTCAGAGTCCAATGCGTACAAGTTCCGTATGAACAGAGAAAAGGTAAGAAGGAACCTGGAGAAGCTGGTAAAGGCCAAAATCCCCTTTGTGCTGGGAACAGACGCATATCATACATACTTGTACAGAGAAGTAGAGTATGCGGTGGAGCTGGGAGCAGACAAAAGGTATGCGCTGCAGGGAGTAACCAGCAATGCGGCGAAGGTGTGCAGAATCAGTGAGAAAACAGGAAGCCTGGAAGCAGGAAAGGCCGCTGACATTATAGGAGTATCGGGAAATCCCCTGGAAAACGTGTCAGTATTATCAGATGTTTCTATGGTAATGAAAAACGGAAAAATTTATAAATTATAG
- a CDS encoding tripartite tricarboxylate transporter permease produces MENILLGFTNVMQPMNLLICLGGLVIGVLFGALPGFSATMAVAIFVPFTYTMEPGAALLLLSGLYCGGVYGGSIPAVLVGIPGTPASAPTALEGKALVKKGEAGRALNLVTLASAFGGFFSSIALLVCAPLLAKIAMMVGAPEQIFVAIFGLSVVVMLSQDNLYKGCLVAVVSLLIATFGQDPVMGFPRFTYGFPALAGGFQVVPVLIGLFSLPEVFKMLEDPLGKMAETGKVGSMKLRMTDITKNIVNAFRSTIIGIITGIIPAAGPDIAAFLAYNEAKKASKKPEEFGNGSAEGIVAAESGNNGVTGGSLIPLLTLGIPGSAPAAIFLGAMIIHGVRPGPNLFIENAATVYTLIIGFAIINLLLYFVGIAYCKCGSMILLIPKAILATVIVVLAVVGTFSINKTMFDVFVMFVSGVIGYIMLRNDYPTSPIALALLLGPMLEKAVSLTSTMYEGRILEIFQRPLTTVLMLFTVFSFAFPFVKAAMDKKKKAKAGEE; encoded by the coding sequence ATGGAAAATATATTACTTGGATTTACAAATGTTATGCAGCCCATGAATCTGCTGATTTGTCTGGGCGGCCTTGTAATCGGAGTGCTTTTCGGAGCTTTGCCAGGCTTTTCAGCCACAATGGCAGTTGCGATCTTTGTTCCCTTTACATATACAATGGAGCCGGGAGCAGCCCTTCTTCTCCTTAGCGGTTTATACTGCGGCGGAGTTTACGGAGGTTCTATTCCAGCAGTTTTAGTAGGTATTCCAGGAACTCCTGCCTCAGCTCCTACAGCGTTAGAAGGAAAGGCTTTAGTGAAAAAGGGGGAGGCAGGAAGAGCGTTAAATTTAGTTACTTTGGCTTCAGCCTTCGGCGGATTTTTCAGCAGTATTGCTCTTTTAGTGTGCGCCCCGTTGTTAGCTAAGATTGCTATGATGGTAGGAGCGCCGGAGCAGATATTTGTAGCTATTTTTGGTTTAAGCGTAGTAGTTATGCTTTCCCAGGATAACCTGTACAAGGGCTGCCTGGTAGCGGTAGTCAGCCTGCTGATTGCCACCTTCGGCCAGGACCCTGTTATGGGATTCCCCAGATTTACATATGGATTCCCGGCTTTAGCCGGCGGTTTTCAGGTGGTGCCGGTACTAATCGGTTTGTTCTCCCTTCCAGAGGTATTTAAGATGTTAGAAGATCCTTTGGGAAAAATGGCGGAAACGGGAAAAGTAGGCTCTATGAAGCTGAGAATGACTGATATTACAAAAAATATTGTAAATGCATTCCGGTCCACAATTATTGGTATTATAACAGGCATTATCCCTGCAGCAGGCCCTGATATTGCAGCTTTTCTGGCATACAATGAGGCGAAAAAGGCCTCTAAAAAACCAGAAGAATTTGGAAATGGCTCTGCAGAGGGAATTGTGGCTGCTGAGTCAGGGAATAACGGAGTAACAGGCGGATCTTTAATTCCTCTTTTAACTTTGGGAATCCCAGGCAGCGCGCCAGCGGCAATTTTCTTAGGCGCAATGATTATTCACGGAGTAAGGCCAGGTCCAAACTTGTTTATTGAAAATGCGGCTACTGTATATACCTTGATTATTGGTTTTGCCATTATTAATTTGCTGCTGTACTTTGTAGGTATTGCTTACTGCAAATGTGGAAGCATGATTCTGCTTATACCAAAAGCAATTTTGGCTACAGTGATTGTAGTTCTTGCAGTAGTGGGAACATTTTCTATTAACAAAACCATGTTCGACGTATTTGTTATGTTTGTCTCCGGGGTAATCGGCTATATTATGCTGAGAAATGATTATCCTACTTCCCCTATTGCTCTGGCTCTTTTGCTGGGACCGATGCTGGAAAAAGCAGTTTCTTTGACAAGCACAATGTACGAAGGCAGAATTCTGGAAATTTTCCAGAGACCGCTGACAACTGTATTAATGCTGTTTACTGTATTTTCTTTTGCATTCCCATTTGTAAAAGCAGCTATGGATAAAAAGAAAAAGGCAAAAGCAGGGGAGGAGTAA
- a CDS encoding tripartite tricarboxylate transporter TctB family protein: MKKNVPDIIISIVLLGFLFSLTMQMDAIPSDSKMYPTILLTASYIMVGIQLLVQAVKVKKAGIVETQVGAQVKIILPYAVLIVAYLFLLDKIGYILSTLLFSIVSLIYLKLKSKVVMIALSLIMTLLLYFVFTRFLSVILPRGTWITFAL; the protein is encoded by the coding sequence ATGAAAAAGAATGTCCCGGATATTATAATTTCAATCGTACTGTTAGGTTTTTTGTTTTCCCTGACCATGCAGATGGATGCTATCCCCAGCGATTCAAAAATGTATCCAACGATTTTACTAACAGCCAGCTATATTATGGTTGGAATCCAGCTGCTAGTTCAGGCTGTAAAGGTGAAAAAGGCGGGGATTGTGGAAACCCAGGTGGGAGCTCAGGTAAAAATTATTCTGCCATATGCAGTTTTAATTGTAGCTTATTTGTTTTTACTGGATAAAATAGGGTACATTTTGTCTACACTTTTATTTTCCATAGTTTCTCTTATCTATTTGAAACTGAAAAGTAAAGTAGTAATGATTGCTTTATCTTTAATTATGACCCTGCTCTTATACTTTGTGTTTACAAGATTTCTCTCTGTAATTCTGCCGAGAGGAACTTGGATCACATTTGCCCTGTAA